A DNA window from Trichomycterus rosablanca isolate fTriRos1 chromosome 9, fTriRos1.hap1, whole genome shotgun sequence contains the following coding sequences:
- the pycr3 gene encoding pyrroline-5-carboxylate reductase 3, with protein sequence MDEMDNLKVGFIGAGNMAFGIAQGILKSGDISPSNVIVSAPSTNNFPRFQEMGVAVTHSNEEVVQCSRLVFLAVKPYLISTVLNKIVAYVTPQHIIVSMAAGVTLATLKELLPVGSSVIRMMPNLPCMLQEGALVLACGTGVNPDIGSLLKKLLTPCGLVEVGPEAWIDAHTGLSGSGVAFVYVFAEAMAEGAVKMGMPVALAQRIAAQTILGAGRLLRDSGKHPAQLKAEVCTPGGTTVYGLHALEKAGLRAAAIEAVEAATERARELGRK encoded by the exons ATGGATGAAATGGATAACTTGAAGGTTGGCTTTATTGGAGCTGGGAACATGGCTTTCGGTATAGCACAGGGAATCCTTAAATCag GTGACATTTCTCCCTCCAATGTGATTGTAAGTGCCCCATCTACAAACAACTTCCCCCGCTTCCAG GAGATGGGAGTAGCAGTCACACACTCAAATGAGGAGGTGGTTCAGTGTTCACGTCTTGTCTTCCTGGCAGTCAAACCCTATCTTATCTCTACAGTCCTAAATAAGATTGTGGCGTATGTCACCCCACAACACATCATTGTCTCCATGGCAGCTGGAGTCACTCTGGCAACACTTAAGGAG TTGTTGCCTGTAGGATCCAGTGTGATTCGTATGATGCCAAATCTACCATGCATGCTCCAGGAAGGAGCTCTGGTATTGGCTTGTGGAACAGGGGTCAACCCAGATATAGGATCTCTGCTAAAGAAGCTGCTCACACCTTGTGGGTTGGTGGAGGTGGGGCCTGAAGCCTGGATTGATGCTCACACAGGCCTGAGTGGCAGCGGTGTGGCTTTT GTGTACGTCTTTGCAGAGGCCATGGCGGAAGGAGCTGTTAAAATGGGAATGCCTGTCGCACTGGCTCAGCGGATTGCAGCCCAGACTATACTA GGTGCAGGGCGTTTATTGCGAGACAGTGGGAAGCACCCAGCTCAGCTGAAGGCCGAAGTGTGTACTCCAGGTGGGACAACGGTGTATGGACTTCATGCACTGGAAAAGGCCGGACTTAGGGCGGCTGCCATTGAGGCAGTGGAGGCAGCCACAGAAAGAGCAAGAGAACTTGGACGCAAATAG